Proteins from one Anopheles nili chromosome 2, idAnoNiliSN_F5_01, whole genome shotgun sequence genomic window:
- the LOC128732050 gene encoding U4/U6 small nuclear ribonucleoprotein Prp3 codes for MMMENAQREIEERKRKLENIRLNKITNVPASAVAAAVAVNAKISATVAQTPVGSNDIKKMTISEPLGKPEQLISDIERSKKIAQLQEQIRAKLSGTLANVLPQHLPAPDKPKPLILDAEGRTVDGSGRAIVVPQLTPTLKANIRAKKREHTKNQLAADRVHSEELGETHFHDDRITLKPAVRSKRSLRFHEPGKFQQLAERMRMKAQLEKLQNEISQIARKTGISSATKLALIAPKADTHTNDVPQMEWWDSVILTDDLNMLDTKGSISIRESSITNLIEHPTQMRPPNESSRAVYLPVFLTKKERRKLRRQNRREAWKEEQEKIRLGLEAPPEPKLRISNLMRVLGTEAVQDPTKIEAHVREQMIKRQKIHEEANAARKLTDDQRREKKNRKMKEDTTLGVHVSVYRIRELQDQQSKKFKVETNAKQLFLTGACVLFRDCCVVVVEGGPKQQKKYRRLMLHRIKWEEDLVKNADGVEIPNSCVLVWEGMNQRRSFGEFKYKSFPLEKSARDFFQKHHVEHYWDLAYSGAVLEASEDA; via the exons atgatgatggaaaatgcacAACGTGAAATTGAGGAACGTAAAAGAAAACTGGAGAACATAAGattgaacaaaataacaaatgtgCCGGCGTCAGCAGTAGCGGCAGCTGTTGCAGTGAATGCAAAAATTTCAGCAACGGTAGCACAAACTCCTGTTGGCAGtaatgatattaaaaaaatgaccATTAGCGAGCCGCTTGGTAAACCGGAACAGCTTATTTCCGACATCGAAAGGTCCAAAAAAATAGCTCAACTGCAAGAACAAATTCGTGCCAAACTATCGGGCACATTGGCTAATGTTTTACCTCAGCATCTTCCAGCACCAGACAAGCCGAAGCCGCTTATTCTAGACGCCGAGGGGCGTACAGTTGATGGCAGTGGTCGTGCTATTGTTGTACCTCAACTAACTCCAACATTGAAGGCAAACATAAGAGCCAAAAAACGGGAACATACGAAAAATCAATTGGCTGCGGATCGTGTACACAGCGAGGAGTTGGGAGAAACGCACTTCCACGATGATCGTATCACACTGAAGCCGGCTGTTCGAAGTAAACGTTCATTGCGCTTTCATGAACCGGGAAAATTTCAACAGCTCGCTGAACGGATGCGCATGAAGGCTCAACTGGAAAAACTACAGAATGAAATATCGCAGATTGCGCGTAAAACAGGAATAAGCTCCGCTACAAAGTTAGCGTTAATTGCCCCCAAGGCGGATACACATACTAATGATGTTCCTCAAATGGAATGGTGGGATTCGGTCATATTGACGGACGATTTGAATATGTTGGATACTAAAGGAAGTATTTCTATCAGGGAGTCATCTATCACAAATCTTATTGAGCATCCTACACAAATGCGACCACCGA aCGAGTCATCTCGGGCCGTTTATCTTCCAGTATTTCTGACTAAAAAGGAAAGACGGAAGCTGCGCCGTCAAAATCGTCGTGAGGCTTGGAAAGAAGAACAGGAAAAAATACGCCTTGGCCTGGAAGCACCACCGGAGCCGAAATTAAGAATTTCAAATTTGATGCGAGTTTTAGGCACAGAAGCTGTTCAAGATCCTACAAAAATTGAAGCTCATGTACGTGAGCAAATGATAAAACGGCAAAAGATACACGAGGAAGCAAATGCCGCTCGTAAGTTGACAGACGATCAGCgtcgggagaaaaaaaatcgtaaaatgAAGGAAGATACTACGCTGGGAGTACATGTTTCGGTATATCGCATTCGAGAATTGCAAGATCAACAAAGTAAAAAGTTCAAAGTAGAAACAAACGCAAAGCAACTTTTTCTAACTGGCGCTTGTGTACTTTTCCGAGATTGCtgcgttgttgttgtggaGGGTGGACCTAAACAACAGAAGAAATATCGCAGACTCATGCTTCACCGAATTAAATGGGAAGAGGATTTAGTTAAAAATGCAGATGGTGTTGAAATACCTAACTCTTGCGTTCTCGTCTGGGAAGGAATGAACCAACGCAGAAGCTTTGGAGAGTTTAAATATAAATCTTTTCCGTTAGAGAAAAGTGCCAGAGATTTTTTTCAGAAGCATCATGTTGAGCATTACTGGGATTTAGCATACTCCGGAGCAGTTTTGGAAGCTTCTGAGGATGCTTAa
- the LOC128720442 gene encoding mpv17-like protein, giving the protein MLTRLRMSKLLRYPLLRGMMTYTVLWPTANLVQQRLEGKHFDSFDYKQCVHYGLYGAFYVAPTLYGWVRISSIMWPSMNLKTALFKAAIEQATYGPFAGVSFLYIMSLIEGKTSQEAALEVKNKFPQTYAVGLAVWPIVQTINFAFIHERNRVPFVAACSFLWTVFLASVKRKDSA; this is encoded by the exons ATGTTAACCCGTTTGAGAATGTCGAAGTTATTACGGTATCCGTTGTTGCGCGGGATGATGACTTATACCGTTTTATGGCCAACTGCTAATCTGGTTCAGCAAAGATTGGAAGGCAAACATTTTG ACTCTTTCGACTATAAACAGTGTGTTCACTACGGTTTATATGGTGCATTTTATGTCGCTCCAACTCTTTACGGATGGGTTCGAATATCTTCAATCATGTGGCCGAGCATGAATTTAAAAACTGCGTTGTTTAAAGCGGCAATCGAACAAGCGACATACGGTCCTTTTGCTGGTGTAAGTTTTTTGTACATCATGTCGCtgatcgaaggaaaaacatcgcaaGAGGCGGCACTTgaagtaaaaaacaaatttcctcAAACTTATGCTGTTGGGTTAGCCGTCTGGCCTATTGTTCAAACCattaattttgcttttatcCATGAACGTAATCGGGTACCATTCGTAGCAGCATGTAGTTTTCTTTGGACAGTATTTCTAGCTTCTGTAAAACGAAAAGATAGTGCCTAA
- the LOC128724741 gene encoding probable ATP-dependent RNA helicase DDX10 produces MGKNKYVNFARKNKFKSFNVQYTNKDNGHSAEGRQNCEQDETASRAVFKFSVKDEETEITSLRQRYNNISASTTESIETFKDFPLSKKTLAGLHGAQFIKPTVIQRQSILDGLCGKDVLAAAKTGSGKTLAFIIPILERLYVEKWTRLDGLGALIITPTRELAVQIFETFAKVGKHHDFTTGLIIGGQNLKFERNRLHNLNVIIGTPGRLLQHMDQNPLFDPTNLKVLVLDEADRCLDMGFSATMNSIIENLPTLRQTLLFSATQTNSVKDLARVKLKNPVCIAPHAHEDNATPAKLQQSYVVVDLPSKLTMLWSFLRTHPKQKIIIFFATCKQVKYFYQILRKLRPLILLLPLYGGMNQEKRNKIYAEFCGKNSNVCMLATDVASRGLDFPKVNWVVQMDCPEDVVQYIHRAGRTARLNTGGENLLVLLPHEEKAMLESLRASRVPIKQIQVDERQLFSPLVKIQSLLAQSPDLKESAKRAFIAYIKSVALMKNRDIFQLQKLNLEEYAKSLGLTVTPRVRFLSRIADDRKPLDSTCSKLKNNVEIWREVSDSDADSDGESFLKIKRINHTSDWQKTTQDEGQFVKLESSEEQPSVVASKKRISKAKLIKKSLTISKRTMFDEEGVPLDADEQHLHDSYDINAARLKLEQQDIHDKIRYKSLKKEKRNELKEKERKRSVSNKTNDPQDDFGSESDTSINLDWLPDPDKIYGEQSSSANVEEKRKQVDIGDIKKMYQPPTKRKRMLLQKTNELSLNETERLAMHLLE; encoded by the coding sequence ATGGGCAAGAACAAATACGTGAAttttgcaagaaaaaacaaatttaaaagcTTCAATGTTCAGTACACAAACAAAGATAATGGGCATAGTGCTGAAGGAAGACAAAACTGTGAACAGGATGAGACTGCGTCCCGTGCAGTTTTTAAGTTTTCTGTGAAGGATGAGGAAACGGAAATCACCAGCTTGCGTCAGCGCTACAATAACATCTCTGCATCTACTACGGAATCTATAGAAACATTTaaagattttccattatcgAAAAAAACGCTTGCTGGTTTACATGGCGCGCAGTTCATTAAACCAACTGTTATACAACGGCAATCCATTTTAGATGGATTATGTGGCAAAGATGTGTTAGCTGCAGCAAAAACAGGGAGCGGAAAAACATTGGCGTTCATCATTCCCATCTTAGAACGGCTGTACGTGGAAAAATGGACCCGTCTGGATGGCCTGGGAGCACTGATCATCACACCAACTCGCGAGCTTGCGGTACAAATATTCGAAACCTTTGCAAAGGTTGGAAAGCATCATGATTTTACCACGGGTCTCATTATTGGGGGACAAAATCTTAAATTTGAACGAAATCGACTACACAATCTCAACGTAATCATCGGTACACCTGGTCGCTTACTGCAACATATGGATCAAAATCCGTTGTTCGATCCAACAAATTTAAAGGTGCTAGTGCTAGATGAAGCCGATCGATGCTTAGATATGGGGTTTTCGGCCACAATGAATTCAATTATCGAGAACCTACCTACCTTGCGACAAACGCTACTATTTTCTGCAACACAGACTAATTCCGTTAAGGATTTGGCACGTGTGAAACTAAAAAATCCCGTATGTATTGCACCTCACGCCCACGAAGATAACGCGACTCCCGCAAAGTTACAGCAAAGTTACGTGGTTGTCGATCTTCCTTCTAAATTAACGATGCTTTGGTCTTTCTTGCGTACGCATCCAAagcagaaaataataatattttttgcaaCTTGTAAACAGGTcaaatatttttatcagaTATTAAGAAAACTTCGACCCTTGATTTTGTTACTACCATTGTACGGTGGAATGAATCAagagaagcgaaacaaaatatatgcCGAGTTTTGTGGGAAGAATAGCAATGTCTGCATGTTGGCAACGGACGTAGCGTCACGGGGACTTGATTTTCCTAAAGTAAATTGGGTAGTGCAGATGGATTGTCCTGAAGATGTAGTTCAATACATACATAGAGCAGGGCGAACAGCACGATTAAACACAGGCGGTGAAAATTTGTTAGTCTTATTACCTCATGAAGAAAAGGCGATGCTTGAATCTTTACGCGCTAGCAGAGTTCCCATCAAGCAGATACAAGTTGACGAAAGACAGTTGTTCTCTCCGCTAGTAAAAATTCAATCCCTTCTGGCTCAGTCTCCTGATTTAAAAGAGAGTGCAAAACGAGCTTTTATTGCATACATAAAATCTGTTGCTTTGATGAAAAATAGGGACATATTTCAATTACAAAAGCTTAATCTTGAAGAGTATGCAAAATCACTTGGGTTAACTGTTACTCCGCGTGTACGTTTTCTATCGCGTATAGCAGACGATCGAAAGCCATTAGATTCAACGTGTTCTAAGTTGAAAAATAATGTTGAAATCTGGAGAGAAGTAAGCGATAGTGATGCAGATAGTGATGGTGAATCctttttgaaaattaaacgTATCAACCATACGTCAGATTGGCAAAAAACTACTCAAGATGAAGGTCAGTTTGTAAAGTTAGAAAGCTCGGAAGAGCAACCATCAGTAGTAGCATCTAAGAAACGTATTTCTAAAGCTAAACTAATTAAGAAATCTTTAACAATCAGTAAACGCACTATGTTCGATGAAGAAGGTGTTCCACTTGATGCTGATGAACAGCATTTACACGACTCGTACGATATAAACGCTGCTCGACTTAAACTTGAGCAACAGGATATCCATGATAAAATACGATACAAATCAttaaagaaagagaagagaaatgagctaaaagaaaaagaacggaaGCGCAGTGTGTCAAATAAAACTAACGATCCACAAGATGATTTTGGTAGCGAAAGCGATACAAGTATCAATCTTGATTGGCTTCCTGATCCTGACAAAATTTACGGAGAACAATCTAGCTCGGCGaatgtagaagaaaaaagaaaacaagttGATATTGGTGACATTAAAAAGATGTATCAACCCCCTACTAAACGAAAGAGAATGCTTTTGCAAAAAACTAATGAGCTATCCTTGAATGAAACAGAACGTTTAGCAATGCACTTATTAGAATAA
- the LOC128724752 gene encoding coiled-coil domain-containing protein 86: MEQNPLKSHAKLSSENIQNDTTSIIRGKPKSGRIWKTQKERFAAVKNPIRRNKTHLQMAYREEIKQIKQLSQSIKESKRRENEEKRLRREENKRIKLENERKSEIVQIINNPMKLKRLRKKHLRKIEKRDLGNLNVV, from the exons atgGAACAAAATCCTTTGAAATCACATGCAAAATTAAGCAgtgaaaacattcaaaatgaTACTACATCAATTATTAGAGGGAAACCTAAATCTGGTAGAATATGGAAAACTCAAAAGGAAAG gttTGCTGCTGTAAAGAATCCCATTCGGCGTAACAAGACCCATCTGCAGATGGCCTATAGAGAGGAAATAAAGCAGATCAAACAACTATCTCAATCGATCAAAGAAAGTAAACGTcgagaaaacgaagaaaaacgcttgaggagggaagaaaacaaacgtataaaattggaaaatgagCGGAAATCGGAAATCGTGCAAATCATTAACAATCCTATGAAACTTAAACGTCTGCGCAAGAAACATTTACGTAAGATAGAAAAACGAGACTTGGGAAATTTAAAtgtggtttaa